The following proteins are encoded in a genomic region of Nicotiana sylvestris chromosome 4, ASM39365v2, whole genome shotgun sequence:
- the LOC104249587 gene encoding potassium transporter 6-like — protein sequence MDLETRTCQNHLKKESWRTVLTLAYQSLGVVYGDLSTSPLYVYKSTFDEDIMHTETNEEIYGVLSFVFWTLTLVPLLKYVFIVLKADDNGEGGTFALYSLLCRHAKLNPLPSFQLADEELSNYKKDIDTHAPTTFGAKVKSTLERYRVLQRFLLVLALIGACMVIGDGILTPAISVFSAVSGVELSLGKEHHKYVEVPVACMILIALFSLQHYGTHRVGFLFAPVVVTWLLCISAIGIYNIIHWNPYVYRALSPYYMYKFLKKTQTRGWMSLGGILLCITGSEAMFADLGHFSQLSIKIAFTSIVYPSLILAYMGQAAYLSRHHVMESDYQIGFYVSVPEKIRWPVLVIAVLAAVVGSQAIITGTFAIIKQCSALGCFPRVKILHTSSTIHGQIYIPEINWTLMLLCLAVTVGFRDTRRMGNAAGLAIITVMLVTTCLMSLVIVLCWHQSVSFAICFVIFFGTIEALYFSASLIKFLEGAWVPIAMAFIFMIVMCIWHYGSLKKYEFDLQNKVSVDWLLSLGPSLGIVRVRGIGVIHTELVSGIPAIFSHFVTNLPAFHQVLVFVCVKFVQTPHVRHEERFRVGYIGPGEYRIYRCIVRYGYRDAHKDDSQFQDDLVCNIAEFIRTGNTGLNSNAADLKNFEDSTAVGTASTHVSRVQLREDDEVKSDSVGTSELREIHPSQLTKTKKSVKFVISETTKIGRGAHEELRELMEAREAGIAYILGHYYVQAKQGSSLFRRIVINYGYEFLRRNSRPLTYALTVPHASTLEVGMVYHI from the exons ATGGATCTTGAAACAAGAACTTGTCAGAATCATTTAAAG AAAGAATCTTGGAGGACAGTGTTGACATTAGCATATCAAAGTTTAGGAGTTGTATATGGGGATTTAAGTACCTCTCCACTTTATGTGTATAAGAGTACTTTTGATGAAGACATTATGCACACGGAGACAAATGAAGAAATCTATGGTGTTCTTTCGTTTGTATTTTGGACATTGACTTTGGTTCCATTATTGAAGTATGTGTTCATTGTGCTTAAAGCTGATGATAATGGTGAAGGAGGCACATTTGCTTTATATTCACTCCTTTGTCGACATGCCAAATTGAATCCATTGCCTAGTTTCCAATTAGCAGATGAAGAATTGTCAAATTACAAGAAGGATATCGATACTCATGCCCCAACTACTTTTGGGGCAAAAGTTAAATCAACTCTAGAGAG GTACAGGGTATTACAAAGATTTCTGCTTGTATTGGCTCTTATTGGAGCTTGTATGGTTATAGGAGATGGTATTCTTACACCTGCTATTTCTG TTTTCTCAGCAGTTTCTGGTGTTGAACTTTCTTTGGGAAAAGAACATCACAAAT ATGTGGAAGTCCCAGTTGCTTGTATGATACTGATAGCCTTGTTTTCCCTTCAACATTATGGCACCCACAGGGTTGGATTTTTGTTTGCACCTGTTGTCGTGACTTGGCTTCTTTGTATCAGTGCTATTGGCATATATAATATAATACACTGGAACCCTTATGTGTATCGAGCACTGTCTCCTTATTACATGTACAAATTCCTAAAGAAAACTCAAACAAGAGGGTGGATGTCTTTGGGAGGAATCCTTTTGTGCATAACAG GTTCAGAAGCAATGTTTGCTGATCTCGGACACTTCTCACAGTTGTCAATAAAG ATTGCTTTTACCTCCATAGTTTATCCATCACTTATTCTTGCGTATATGGGGCAAGCTGCTTATCTATCGCGACATCATGTAATGGAGAGTGATTATCAGATTGGCTTCTATGTTTCAGTACCTG AAAAAATAAGATGGCCGGTTCTGGTGATTGCTGTACTGGCTGCAGTAGTGGGGAGCCAAGCCATTATCACTGGAACCTTTGCAATTATTAAACAATGCTCTGCGCTGGGATGCTTCCCTAGAGTCAAAATACTGCATACGTCGTCAACAATACATGGTCAGATTTACATCCCAGAGATTAACTGGACCTTAATGCTACTATGTTTGGCCGTTACTGTTGGTTTCAGAGACACCAGAAGGATGGGAAACGCTGCAG GTTTAGCTATCATAACTGTCATGCTGGTCACCACTTGCTTGATGTCGTTGGTAATTGTTTTGTGCTGGCACCAGAGTGTTTCCTTCGCAATTTGCTTTGTGATCTTCTTTGGGACAATTGAGGCTTTATATTTCTCTGCTTCTTTGATTAAATTTTTGGAAGGAGCATGGGTGCCTATTGCCATGGCTTTTATTTTCATGATAGTAATGTGCATTTGGCACTATGGCTCACTGAAAAAGTATGAGTTTGACCTTCAAAATAAGGTCTCGGTTGACTGGCTACTGAGTTTAGGCCCTAGCCTAGGCATTGTAAGAGTCCGTGGCATTGGCGTCATACACACTGAGCTTGTATCCGGAATCCCAGCAATCTTCTCACACTTTGTTACCAATCTTCCAGCGTTCCACCAAGTCTTAGTTTTCGTTTGTGTCAAATTTGTCCAGACTCCTCATGTTAGACACGAAGAACGGTTCCGTGTTGGATACATTGGCCCAGGAGAGTATCGCATCTATAGGTGCATCGTGAGATATGGTTATCGTGATGCTCACAAGGATGATTCCCAGTTCCAGGATGATCTTGTATGTAACATAGCTGAGTTTATACGGACGGGAAATACAGGGTTGAATAGTAATGCTGCAGATTTAAAGAATTTTGAGGACTCGACTGCTGTTGGAACCGCTTCAACACACGTATCTAGAGTTCAACTTCGTGAGGACGACGAAGTGAAATCTGACTCGGTTGGAACGTCGGAACTTAGAGAAATACATCCTTCACAGTTAACCAAGACTAAGAAAAGTGTGAAGTTTGTCATATCAGAAACTACAAAGATCGGCAGAGGCGCGCACGAGGAGTTGAGAGAACTGATGGAAGCTAGAGAAGCAGGCATAGCTTACATATTGGGGCATTACTATGTCCAAGCCAAACAAGGATCTAGCTTATTCAGGAGAATAGTTATAAATTATGGGTATGAGTTTCTCAGAAGGAATAGCAGACCACTCACCTATGCGTTAACTGTACCTCATGCTTCTACTTTAGAGGTAGGAATGGTCTACCATATATGA